In the bacterium SCSIO 12741 genome, CTCAATTCCAACAAGGTATTTGATTTTCCCGGGAGGCCGTTTTGGATGGTATAGGTTTTAAACTCTTTTCCGTCGTACCGGGATAATCCGTATTCGGATGCGATCCAGACATAGCCATCGGCTCCGGTTACCACATAATGGGTTTCTGAAGAAGATAGTTCTGAGTTGGTCGAGTACAACGTCGAGATAAGGCGTTGAGCATTTCCCGATAGAAATCCCAATACCGCAAACAACACCAGCCCTATTTTCAGAGGTTTAATAGCTGTAGCCTTTCATTTTCTGAATCAAAAAGCTGACCCTTCTCCGAGAAACTGGCAAACGCTTTCCATTGCTCATTTTAAGCTCATTTCCGGCGTGCGAAAACTCCTTGATATGCTGGAGGTTAACGCAATAGGAACGATGAATGCGAATAAAATCGTCACCCAATACAGACTCAAAAGATCGAATGGTTTTGGCCAATACGATACTCGTTCCATCTTCCAGATGAAAGGTAGTGTAGTTGCTCGTTGCTGAAAGCAATACAATTTGCCGGATTTCAATCATGCTCAATTTGTTGAGATGAGGCAGGCAAATTTTTTCAGGAGCCTTTTTTTGAGCAACGGATTCTATCAAATGTTCCAATGCGTGCTGGTATTCGAATCGAATGTGTTTTCTCTGATCATAGAGTTCTTTGGTATGGCTCACGGTTTCCTTCAGTTCGTCGTGATCCACGGGTTTCATTAGATATCCTGTAGGGCCGGCTTTAATGGCTCTAAGGGCATATTCTTCATGGGCCGTGACGAATATGACAAACAAGTCCTTCAGGTTAATGGCATCCAGTAACTCGAAACCATTTTTTTGAGGCATCTGGATGTCCAGAAAAAGCACCTCAGGGCAATAGTCATCCCAAATTTCTACCGCTCGATCCACTGATTCAGCCACTTGAATTTCAGTAATTTCCGGGCAATTGTGTTTTAATAAAGAAGATAGATCGTTTCTGCAAAGCGTTTCGTCATCAACCAATAAGGCTCTCATAGATTCTGCTCGTAGTTAAGGTCTTAGTTCGTGAAATTAACCCATTTTTCGAAGTCCATGAAGTCTTCCGAAAGGATCCATCCTTTGGTGGGAAATTCTTAATCATGGATACTGTTTGAAGAGTAAACTTTCGAGTAAGGCTGTAGGAGGAATAACTCCTTTGGCGAATGGGGGTTGAGTTTAATGCCTCTGTTTTCTGAACCTGACAGATAATCAATGGACTTGCGGTTTCATTGGAAGTATTCGGACTTTTCGAAGGCCTATGAGCGGGTTGATGAATGGGGGTAAATGAAAAACAGGTTACAGGAGACTTTTTACCTGGGAGTAAATGCTCTCCTGCAACCTGATCCATAATGCCTTAGCAACTAATTAAAGGGTGTTATTTAACGATTTTGGTAAAGCTAAAGGTTCCGTCCGTATAGGTGAAACGAACGTAGTAGGTGCCATTTTCAAGGTCTCCGGTTTGCAGGTTTCCAGAGGGGTGACTATCTGAAACCACTACATGACCACCACTATTTAGTATTTCGACTTTGCTAATGTTTTCACTTTGCTCCCAACTGATGTGATCAAAGGTAGGGTTAGGGTGAACTGAAATTCCACGGAATGGATCATCGGGACAAGCTGGAACATAGAATTGAACCCGCTTATTCACACATACGCCGATCTTGTTGCCATCACTATCATATAGCGTGATGTCAAAGTTGGCCGATTGCCATCCCGGACTGCATACCGCCATATTAAAAGTCGGAACTGGACCAGTACCTGTAGAAACCGGAGAAGAGCAAGTGTGACAGTTGCCCAATGTACCTCCCGAGTTTACGGTGATGTTGGTAAATGCCGTAGAGAAGACCGGTGATCGATCCAATTGGGATTTACAGGGTTTGTGCAGGATTTCAAAGACATTATCCAGGTTTCCGTTGCAGCTATCAAAGCATACCGGGAAAAATTTAGGAACAACTTCAAATTCGAAACAACAATCGTAACATATAATCACGGTGTCGCAAACAATTTCGGCTTGATGTTCCTGGACAACTTCAAATCCTTTTTGGCCAAAAGAGGCTGTTGAGAATAGAAGGAAAAATAATAGAATGCTGATGGTACTTTTCATAGTTTGAGTTTTGTAGCAAGCTGAAATAGAGCCTGCTGAGGTTAAAAGATTGCGCTAATGCATTAAGGTGTTTATTCGTTGAATAGGATGATCGCCTGTTTTGATTGTCGATCATTCCCTTTCAGTCAGGGTTTCATCGATTCCCGGCAAACTTTGGAGTGGACAGCTTCATGGATGTAGGGGATTTGAAACAATCTCCATTTTAGATCCGGTGTCAGATCAATAGAAGTTGTTCTGGGCCCTAATGAGCTATCAATGGACGATTCAGTGGATGGGTAGAAGTCTACGGGAATGCTTGTTCATGTTCTCGCTGGGTGGGTGAATGAGCAAGAAAATAAAAATCGGGTACTGTTCTTCTTTGGGGCTCCTTCTCATAGTATAAGATTTACGTTTAGCTATTTTCCGTAGCAGTCGTCATAATCTGATAGGTCAAATATGATAGTAACCTGGAACCGAAAAAATACCCATCAAGAATGCGGTATTTTTAACTTTTAGTTTGGTAGTTCTGGTCGAGTAAGTGGGAAATTGGAAATGAGGGAATGCAATGCTCAATTCTCGGTTTTTTTTGAGCCACATTTATAGAGGGTAAAAACAACGAAGACCAATCCTACCTGAAAATTGGTCTTCGCAGAAATGAGTTAGGTGGTTTTCTGGCCATTCGCGAATGCGGGACAATCTAAGTCATCCACGTGCAAACATCCAAGACCGGGTTATTGAAGTTATTTCTTCTTTTTCTTAGGGAAATTGTCATCGATGTAGATGGCAGCTTCCTTTCCACATTTGGCAAAAGATTCATTAACCCGTTGATAGGTCGCATACCAATCCGAAGCATCAATCCAACCCGATCCCGAAGGAACTCCAGGACAGTTCGTTAAACGCATGCTGAAAAGCAGGTCTCCGGCTTCATTGTAGAACTCCACTCGGGCGGTTAGCAGTGCTTCACCCATGCGGCGTCCTTTTTTCCAACCCAATTCCAGTTTCTCAGGAATAACCCTTACTTCACCTTCCACTTGATCCATATAACTTTCAGTCGCAATCATAATTTGACGGCTACCGAGAAGGATCTTATTAAAGGATACGCTAAACTTCGTAGGGTAGGTTTTAGCCTTTTTGGCTTCGTATTGCTTTTCCCAGGATTCTGCTTTTTGCTCCGATTCTTTGGCTATTTCTTCCTCGATTTTGTACTTGTAATCCGATTCCGATCCTAAGGAAACTTTGCGCTCCGTTATCTGAAGATCAGCATAATCCACATTGAGTTCCCAGAACTTTATGGACATCATGTCTTCAATAGATCCAGACAAAACTTCAACGTCTTGAGCCTGCGATCCGAGGATGGTTAAAGAAAGTAGGAGAGTGAGAATTGTTTTCATGGTTCAATAGGGGTTAAAAAAAGCAGGCCGAAGCCTGCTTTCAAAATTCATGTTATGATTGCTAAGGCTTATTTGTAAGCACCTTTGGCTACCATTTTTCCAACAGCCAATCCAGTTTGACGGTAAGAAGCTGACAAACGATCGCTTGCTTTGTAACCAGCGCTACTGTATGCGCTTCCGCCACCTTGAACAGCCCCTTGAGCTTTGTCCACTTCCAATACCAACAGTACTTTGCCATCCGCATCTTTAAAGGTGATGGTAGTCGTAATCTTGGCAGGCTTAACACCACCAGTTGGCATACGCCATCCCATGTAAGACCAAGTTGTTAGTACTTCGATGGTTCCGTCACCCGTACCAGGCTCACAGGTTACACCAAATTTTTTCTGAAGGGACTTGTTCATCCCGGTACAATAGCTCTGTGGAAACAAGCTCTCTTTGCTTTCATTCCATTCCAGGTACCAAGCATCACCTGTACCAGCTTCCTTGTCGTTTTTCTCTTTTTTCTTTTCTTCAATCCATTCCGCTTCACTTCCGTGTTTGTCGGTTACCCATCCATCGTAGTTGAATACTACATTCCAGGATTTAATGGATTTGATGTCTTTCATCGAGCCTTCTTTAACGGCGATTTTCTGAGCGCTTACCGCACCTACGATAAGGGTTAAGGTAAAAAGTGCAATTAGTTTTTTCATCAATTATTGTTTTTGCGTGTGTTTATTGGGGGGTGCTAATTTAGTTTTTTTTCATGGGTTATAAAATGACGGAATCCCCCTAACAAAATGCGGGCCATTGAGAATTTTGAATTTTGATTCCCTTAGCTATTGGGTGAATTTTGAAGGACGATAATTTAAGATTTGAAATTGTCCCTTAACATTTAAGATTTACACCAGTTTATTCAGATAGCCTACTTAAATTTGCAGCCCAATAAAAATGACGATCGTATGGCTTTGAAATGTGGTATTGTAGGACTTCCAAATGTTGGAAAATCAACTTTGTTTAATTGTTTGTCCAGTGCGAAAGCACAATCGGCCAATTTCCCTTTCTGTACCATTGAGCCAAATGTAGGTGTCATCACCGTTCCTGATGAGCGGTTGACTAAGCTTTCTGAGCTGGTTAATCCTGAGAAAATTGTTCCTACTACCGTAGAAATCGTTGACATTGCCGGATTGGTTAAAGGAGCCAGCAAGGGAGAAGGATTGGGAAATCAATTCCTGGGAAATATTCGGGAATGTAACGCCATCATCCATGTGTTGCGTTGTTTTGAAGATGATAACATCGTTCACGTTGATGGTTCCGTAGATCCTATTCGCGACAAAGAAGTAATCGATCTGGAATTGCAACTTAAAGATCTCGAGACGGTAGACAAAGCCTTGGATAAAGCCCGTAAAATGGCTCGTACCGGTGACAAGGATGCCAAGAAAGTAGTGGAAGTTATCGAGGTGTATAAGTCTCATTTGGAATCCGGAAAGTCGGCTCGAAGTGTGCCTTTGGAAGATAAGCAGAAAGAACTGGCCGGCGATATGCAATTGCTTACCGATAAGCCCGTATTGTACGTATGCAATGTGGACGAAAGTTCTGCGGCCAATGGGAATGAATATACCCAACGTGTAGAAGAAATGGTGAAGGATGAGAATTGCCAGGTCCTTTATCTCTGCGCAGCCATTGAGTCCGATATTTCTGAATTGGACACTTACGACGAAAAGCAGATGTTTCTGGAAGAATTGGGCTTGGAAGAGCCAGGTGTAAATAAGCTGATTAAATCGGCTTACCAGTTACTCGACTTGGAAACCTACTTTACCGCTGGTGTCAAAGAAGTTCGTGCCTGGACTATCAATAGAGGCACAAAAGCTCCTCAAGCTGCCGCAGTAATCCATACCGATTTCGAAAAAGGATTTATCCGTGCCGAAGTGATCAAATACAACGATTTCGTTGAATTCGGTTCTGAATCGGGTTGTAGAGATGCCGGAAAGCTAAATGTGGAAGGAAAGGAATACGTTGTGGAAGATGGCGACGTGATGCATTTCCGTTTCAACGTGTAGGAGATTTTCAATCTTCAATCTGCGGTCATTAATCTTTAATCTGCAGTCATCAATCTTCAATTTTCAGTCATTACTCTTTACCTTAGAGTTTAGGTGGCTATTCGAATCTTATTCAAGGTGATTTTGAACCTCGATTTCCGTAGGTGAGGAATGGAATTCCTAAAAATTGAGAATTGAAAATTGAACGTTCATAATTCACTCCAATCGGTGTATAACACTGTGGAAAACAAAATGCCTTAATCCCTTATAGGCAGTGCTGTTTCTTCTAAATTTAGAGTTTCAACGACGGGTGCTTTTCGTACCTGGATTATTTTCTTTTATGGCTCAGGAAGTTCAATACAACGAAGACAACATACGATCCCTTGATTGGAAAGAACACATTCGAATGCGACCTGGAATGTACATCGGGAAAACCGGTGATGGTTCCGCTGCTGATGATGGGGTTTATATTCTGATCAAGGAGGTGTTGGACAACTCGATTGACGAGTTTGTCATGGGCAATGGAAAAAATATTGATGTTGCCATTAAAGACAATACCGTAAAGGTGCGGGATTATGGTCGTGGTATTCCGCTGGGTAAGGTGATCGATTGTGTGTCGAAGATCAATACCGGGGGTAAATACGACTCCAAGGCCTTTAAAAAGTCGGTGGGTTTGAATGGGGTCGGTACCAAAGCCGTAAATGCCCTATCAGACTATTTCAAGGTGGAATCCATTCGGGAGGGAAAAATCAAGAGTGCTGAATTTAACCGAGGTGAGTTGACAGAGGACCATAATATCCAAGACTCTTCCCTGCGCAGAGGTACTCGAATGACCTTCATTCCCGACAATTCCATTTTCAAAAACTACAAATTCAGACTGGAGTACGTTCGTAACCTGCTCTGGAACTATGCCTACCTCAACAGAGGCCTGAAGCTGCACATGAATGGAGAGGAGTTTTTCTCCGAAAACGGGCTTCTCGATTTATTGAATACAAAGCTTTCTGCAGATCCACTGTATCCTGTTATTCACCTGGTAGGCGAGGATATTGAAGTAGCTATTACTCACACCAATTCTTATGGTGAAGAATACTACACCTTCGTAAACGGGCAGTACACTACCCAGGGAGGTACCCACCAGGGGGCTTTCCGTGAAGCCTACGCCAAAGTGGTTCGCGAATTCTTTGGCAAGAATTACGAAGCGGTGGACATTCGCTCGGGGCTGGTTGTGGCCGTGAGTGTAAAAGTAATTGAGCCTGTATTTGAATCGCAAACGAAAACGAAATTAGGAAGTACCGAAATTGAGCCAGGTGGAAAGTCTATGCGGGCTTTTGTTTCTGATTTCATGTCCAGGGAACTGGATAATTTCTTCCACAAGAACCCAGCTGTGGTTGAGCCCCTGCAACGCAAAATCCTGCAAAGTGAGCGTGAGCGTAAGGACATGGCGGGAATTCGCAAATTGGCCCGAAAGCGCGCCAAAGAGGTTTCTCTGCACAACAAGAAGCTTCGGGATTGCAAGGTTCACCTGAACGATAAAAAAGATGATCCTCTCAAGCTCGAAACTACCTTGTTCATTACGGAGGGAGATTCGGCATCCGGATCCATTACCAAAGCGAGAAATGTAAAAACACAGGCCGTATTTAGCCTCAAGGGTAAGCCTCTTAATTCTTTTGGCCTCACCAAAAAGATTGTTTACCAAAACGAAGAGTTTAATCTTTTGCAGGCCGCTCTCAACATTGAAGAGGGCTTAGAAGGACTTCGCTACAACAACGTAGTTATCGCAACGGATGCGGATGTAGATGGTATGCATATTCGCCTGTTGATGATCACTTTCTTCCTCCAGTTTTTCCCAGATCTGGTAAAGGCCGGGCACTTGTATGTTTTGGAAACACCTCTGTTTCGGGTTAGAAACAAGCAGAAGACAATCTATTGCTATTCCGACGAGGAAAAAGAATTGGCCATTGCCGAGTTAAAAGGAAAACCCGAGATTACCCGATTTAAAGGTTTGGGAGAGATTTCGCCAGACGAGTTCAAAGGGTTTATTGGATCTGATGTAAGACTGGATCCTGTGATCATTGGTAACGATACCGGTATCCACCCCTTGTTAACTTTCTACATGGGCAAGAATACGCCCGACCGTCAGAAATTTATCATCGAAAACCTCAAAGTAGAAAAGGACCTGGTGGATGAAAAGTAAATGGGGGCTAATAGTGTTGATGCTCGCCTTGGTTTTGGGGAGTTGCAAAAACACCGAAGTGGCTCCAGAATCTAATCAGACGGCTACTTCTCAGGAAAAGGAGACTTCAACACCCAAGGAAATAGCACTTCCGAATGGGAGCTGGCAACTTGTGGCCGTTATGGATGCAGGAGAGTTGATGGATATTCCTTACTCCGAATGGAAAGTGAAATTGAATTTTCCTCCTGAAGGCCAAGGCAACGTTGGTATCAAATCACCTTGCAATTCGGGTGGTTGTGGCTACACAGCCAAATCGGGTAGTATTCAATTCAACACCAATTGTTTCTTCACGGAAATGTATTGTGAAGAAGAACAGCGAAATATCTGGCAGAATAAATTAGTCGCCTACCTCCATAAAATAACCTCCTATGAGTTTGCTGAGGATGGCAATTACCTCTACTTAAATGGTTTACAAACCCAATTAAAATTTGTTGCTGAAGAATGATCCGACCACTCATTGCTTTTATTCTATTCGTTTCTCTGTGTGCACCAACCCTGGCACAGCGTAAAATTTGGTTCGACCGAAATTGGGACCG is a window encoding:
- a CDS encoding response regulator transcription factor: MRALLVDDETLCRNDLSSLLKHNCPEITEIQVAESVDRAVEIWDDYCPEVLFLDIQMPQKNGFELLDAINLKDLFVIFVTAHEEYALRAIKAGPTGYLMKPVDHDELKETVSHTKELYDQRKHIRFEYQHALEHLIESVAQKKAPEKICLPHLNKLSMIEIRQIVLLSATSNYTTFHLEDGTSIVLAKTIRSFESVLGDDFIRIHRSYCVNLQHIKEFSHAGNELKMSNGKRLPVSRRRVSFLIQKMKGYSY
- a CDS encoding T9SS type A sorting domain-containing protein, translated to MKSTISILLFFLLFSTASFGQKGFEVVQEHQAEIVCDTVIICYDCCFEFEVVPKFFPVCFDSCNGNLDNVFEILHKPCKSQLDRSPVFSTAFTNITVNSGGTLGNCHTCSSPVSTGTGPVPTFNMAVCSPGWQSANFDITLYDSDGNKIGVCVNKRVQFYVPACPDDPFRGISVHPNPTFDHISWEQSENISKVEILNSGGHVVVSDSHPSGNLQTGDLENGTYYVRFTYTDGTFSFTKIVK
- the ychF gene encoding redox-regulated ATPase YchF → MALKCGIVGLPNVGKSTLFNCLSSAKAQSANFPFCTIEPNVGVITVPDERLTKLSELVNPEKIVPTTVEIVDIAGLVKGASKGEGLGNQFLGNIRECNAIIHVLRCFEDDNIVHVDGSVDPIRDKEVIDLELQLKDLETVDKALDKARKMARTGDKDAKKVVEVIEVYKSHLESGKSARSVPLEDKQKELAGDMQLLTDKPVLYVCNVDESSAANGNEYTQRVEEMVKDENCQVLYLCAAIESDISELDTYDEKQMFLEELGLEEPGVNKLIKSAYQLLDLETYFTAGVKEVRAWTINRGTKAPQAAAVIHTDFEKGFIRAEVIKYNDFVEFGSESGCRDAGKLNVEGKEYVVEDGDVMHFRFNV
- a CDS encoding type IIA DNA topoisomerase subunit B, with the protein product MAQEVQYNEDNIRSLDWKEHIRMRPGMYIGKTGDGSAADDGVYILIKEVLDNSIDEFVMGNGKNIDVAIKDNTVKVRDYGRGIPLGKVIDCVSKINTGGKYDSKAFKKSVGLNGVGTKAVNALSDYFKVESIREGKIKSAEFNRGELTEDHNIQDSSLRRGTRMTFIPDNSIFKNYKFRLEYVRNLLWNYAYLNRGLKLHMNGEEFFSENGLLDLLNTKLSADPLYPVIHLVGEDIEVAITHTNSYGEEYYTFVNGQYTTQGGTHQGAFREAYAKVVREFFGKNYEAVDIRSGLVVAVSVKVIEPVFESQTKTKLGSTEIEPGGKSMRAFVSDFMSRELDNFFHKNPAVVEPLQRKILQSERERKDMAGIRKLARKRAKEVSLHNKKLRDCKVHLNDKKDDPLKLETTLFITEGDSASGSITKARNVKTQAVFSLKGKPLNSFGLTKKIVYQNEEFNLLQAALNIEEGLEGLRYNNVVIATDADVDGMHIRLLMITFFLQFFPDLVKAGHLYVLETPLFRVRNKQKTIYCYSDEEKELAIAELKGKPEITRFKGLGEISPDEFKGFIGSDVRLDPVIIGNDTGIHPLLTFYMGKNTPDRQKFIIENLKVEKDLVDEK
- a CDS encoding META domain-containing protein gives rise to the protein MKSKWGLIVLMLALVLGSCKNTEVAPESNQTATSQEKETSTPKEIALPNGSWQLVAVMDAGELMDIPYSEWKVKLNFPPEGQGNVGIKSPCNSGGCGYTAKSGSIQFNTNCFFTEMYCEEEQRNIWQNKLVAYLHKITSYEFAEDGNYLYLNGLQTQLKFVAEE